One Mugil cephalus isolate CIBA_MC_2020 chromosome 12, CIBA_Mcephalus_1.1, whole genome shotgun sequence DNA segment encodes these proteins:
- the cxcr2 gene encoding C-X-C chemokine receptor type 1, which produces MKLQLFIFSVLKYLVMTSQAEEENQVTTTEEFDFNELFSSGSTFEDASSIPCDVKPPALNSTGLMVAYMIVFVFGIIGNSIVVCVVCHMKKRKVSTDIYLMNLAIADLLFCLTLPFSAVDVHFGWIFGDFLCKVLSGFQEASVYSGVFLLACISVDRYFAIVRATRLLSTRHLLVKGVCTVVWLVAGLLSIPVVIKKESMYAEDLDQLICYENLTGESGNHWKVSIRIMRHTLGFFLPLLVMAVCYGWTAMALFHIRNQQKHKAMRVILAVVLAFIVCWLPYNITVLIDSLIRGGSLKVDSCDSRNRVEVIRNVTEVLAFMHCAVNPILYAFIGQKFRNQLLDTLYKQGLISKRLHIAYRTSEVNSLGSMRSRNTSASTM; this is translated from the exons ATGAAGCTACAGCTCTTCATATTTAGCGTTCTGAAGTATTTGGTGATGACCAGtcaggcagaagaagaaaatcag gTGACGACCACAGAGGAATTTGATTTCAACGAGTTATTCTCCAGTGGCAGTACATTTGAAGATGCCTCATCCATTCCATGCGATGTAAAGCCGCCTGCATTGAATAGTACAGGCTTGATGGTCGCCTacatgattgtgtttgtttttggcatCATAGGCAACAGCATAGTTGTCTGTGTGGTTTGCCATATGAAGAAACGCAAAGTCAGCACAGATATCTACTTGATGAACCTGGCAATAGCAgacctcctcttctgtcttaCTCTCCCCTTCTCAGCTGTCGATGTCCACTTTGGTTGGATCTTTGGTGACTTCCTGTGCAAAGTTCTCTCAGGCTTTCAGGAGGCATCAGTATACAGTGGTGTCTTCCTGCTGGCTTGCATCAGTGTGGACCGTTACTTTGCCATTGTGAGAGCTACACGTCTCCTGTCCACCCGTCACCTGTTGGTCAAAGGAGTTTGCACTGTTGTGTGGCTGGTGGCTGGATTGCTGTCCATACCTGTGGTAATTAAGAAGGAGAGTATGTATGCTGAAGACCTGGACCAGTTAATATGCTATGAAAACCTGACTGGTGAAAGCGGTAACCACTGGAAAGTCAGCATCCGCATAATGCGGCATACCTTGGGCTTTTTCCTGCCTCTCTTGGTGATGGCTGTCTGCTACGGCTGGACTGCAATGGCCTTGTTTCACATACGTAATCAGCAAAAACACAAGGCCATGCGTGTCATCCTGGCAGTGGTGTTAGCATTCATTGTGTGCTGGCTTCCTTATAATATTACTGTCCTGATTGACTCGCTCATAAGAGGAGGGTCGCTCAAAGTGGACTCATGTGATTCTCGAAACAGAGTCGAAGTGATTAGAAACGTGACAGAAGTGTTAGCCTTCATGCACTGTGCCGTGAACCCAATTCTGTACGCCTTCATTGGGCAGAAGTTCCGCAACCAGCTGCTCGACACTCTCTACAAACAAGGCCTCATCAGCAAGAGGCTCCATATTGCTTACAGGACGTCAGAGGTCAACAGTTTAGGCAGCATGAGATCACGCAACACTTCTGCATCTACAATGTAA
- the gjc4b gene encoding gap junction gamma-1 protein isoform X2, which yields MSWSFLTRLLDEISNHSTFVGKIWLTLLIVFRIVLTAVGGESIYYDEQSKFVCNTQQPGCENVCYDAFAPLSHIRFWVFQVIMITTPTILYLGFAMHKIARMEDDDYRPRGRKRMPIVSRGANRDYEEAEDNGEEDPMILEEIEPEKDKEVVEKPSNKHDGRRRIKRDGLMKVYVFQLLSRAIFEASFLFGQYILYGLEVVPSYVCTRSPCPHTVDCFVSRPTEKTIFLLIMYAVSALCLLFTVLEIIHLGISGIRDCFCTPRPRPPTPRHPALASQRSSICRQPSAPPGYHTALKKDPSGKMGFRDNLGDSGRESFGDEASSRELERLRRHLKLAQQHLDLAYQNGESSPSRSSSPESNGTAVEQNRLNFAQEKQSSTCEKGLRA from the exons ATGAGCTGGAGCTTTCTCACACGTCTCTTGGATGAGATTTCCAATCACTCCACCTTTGTGGGCAAAATCTGGCTCACCCTCCTTATCGTCTTTCGGATCGTGCTGACGGCCGTCGGGGGCGAGTCGATCTACTACGATGAACAGAGCAAATTTGTGTGTAACACGCAGCAGCCTGGTTGCGAGAACGTGTGCTACGACGCTTTTGCGCCGCTGTCGCACATCCGCTTCTGGGTGTTTCAGGTGATTATGATCACCACTCCCACCATCTTGTACCTCGGCTTTGCTATGCACAAGATCGCCCGCATGGAGGATGATGATTACAGGCCCCGCGGCAGGAAGAGGATGCCCATAGTGAGTCGCGGTGCCAACCGGGACTACGAGGAAGCGGAGGATAATGGCGAGGAAGACCCCATGATCCTTGAAGAGATTGAGCCCGAGAAGGATAAGGAAGTTGTTGAAAAGCCCAGCAACAAACACGATGGACGCCGTCGGATCAAGAGAGATGGTCTGATGAAGGTGTATGTGTTCCAGCTGCTATCGCGTGCCATCTTCGAGGCGTCGTTCCTGTTTGGACAGTACATCCTCTATGGGCTGGAAGTGGTACCGTCGTACGTATGCACACGCTCGCCTTGCCCACACACGGTGGATTGTTTCGTCTCGCGTCCGACAGAGAAGACGATCTTCTTGCTGATCATGTATGCCGTCAGCGCCTTGTGCCTGCTCTTTACCGTGCTGGAGATCATTCACCTTGGCATCAGCGGGATTCGTGACTGCTTTTGCACACCGCGACCGCGCCCTCCCACCCCTCGCCACCCAGCTCTGGCCAGCCAGAGGTCCTCCATCTGCCGCCAGCCATCAGCCCCCCCAGGCTACCACACGGCGCTGAAGAAGGACCCGTCAGGAAAAATGGGCTTCAGGGACAACCTGGGAGACTCGGGGCGCGAGTCTTTCGGCGACGAGGCCTCGTCACGGGAGCTGGAGAGACTGCGCAGACACCTGAAACTGGCCCAGCAGCACCTGGATTTGGCGTACCAGAATGGGGAGAGCAGCCCGTCGCGCAGCAGCAGCCCAGAGTCCAACGGAACTGCGGTGGAGCAGAACAGACTAAACTTTGCCCAGGAGAAGCAGAGCAGTACCTGCGAGAAAG GTCTCCGCGCATAG
- the gjc4b gene encoding gap junction gamma-1 protein isoform X1, with amino-acid sequence MSWSFLTRLLDEISNHSTFVGKIWLTLLIVFRIVLTAVGGESIYYDEQSKFVCNTQQPGCENVCYDAFAPLSHIRFWVFQVIMITTPTILYLGFAMHKIARMEDDDYRPRGRKRMPIVSRGANRDYEEAEDNGEEDPMILEEIEPEKDKEVVEKPSNKHDGRRRIKRDGLMKVYVFQLLSRAIFEASFLFGQYILYGLEVVPSYVCTRSPCPHTVDCFVSRPTEKTIFLLIMYAVSALCLLFTVLEIIHLGISGIRDCFCTPRPRPPTPRHPALASQRSSICRQPSAPPGYHTALKKDPSGKMGFRDNLGDSGRESFGDEASSRELERLRRHLKLAQQHLDLAYQNGESSPSRSSSPESNGTAVEQNRLNFAQEKQSSTCEKGEYFF; translated from the coding sequence ATGAGCTGGAGCTTTCTCACACGTCTCTTGGATGAGATTTCCAATCACTCCACCTTTGTGGGCAAAATCTGGCTCACCCTCCTTATCGTCTTTCGGATCGTGCTGACGGCCGTCGGGGGCGAGTCGATCTACTACGATGAACAGAGCAAATTTGTGTGTAACACGCAGCAGCCTGGTTGCGAGAACGTGTGCTACGACGCTTTTGCGCCGCTGTCGCACATCCGCTTCTGGGTGTTTCAGGTGATTATGATCACCACTCCCACCATCTTGTACCTCGGCTTTGCTATGCACAAGATCGCCCGCATGGAGGATGATGATTACAGGCCCCGCGGCAGGAAGAGGATGCCCATAGTGAGTCGCGGTGCCAACCGGGACTACGAGGAAGCGGAGGATAATGGCGAGGAAGACCCCATGATCCTTGAAGAGATTGAGCCCGAGAAGGATAAGGAAGTTGTTGAAAAGCCCAGCAACAAACACGATGGACGCCGTCGGATCAAGAGAGATGGTCTGATGAAGGTGTATGTGTTCCAGCTGCTATCGCGTGCCATCTTCGAGGCGTCGTTCCTGTTTGGACAGTACATCCTCTATGGGCTGGAAGTGGTACCGTCGTACGTATGCACACGCTCGCCTTGCCCACACACGGTGGATTGTTTCGTCTCGCGTCCGACAGAGAAGACGATCTTCTTGCTGATCATGTATGCCGTCAGCGCCTTGTGCCTGCTCTTTACCGTGCTGGAGATCATTCACCTTGGCATCAGCGGGATTCGTGACTGCTTTTGCACACCGCGACCGCGCCCTCCCACCCCTCGCCACCCAGCTCTGGCCAGCCAGAGGTCCTCCATCTGCCGCCAGCCATCAGCCCCCCCAGGCTACCACACGGCGCTGAAGAAGGACCCGTCAGGAAAAATGGGCTTCAGGGACAACCTGGGAGACTCGGGGCGCGAGTCTTTCGGCGACGAGGCCTCGTCACGGGAGCTGGAGAGACTGCGCAGACACCTGAAACTGGCCCAGCAGCACCTGGATTTGGCGTACCAGAATGGGGAGAGCAGCCCGTCGCGCAGCAGCAGCCCAGAGTCCAACGGAACTGCGGTGGAGCAGAACAGACTAAACTTTGCCCAGGAGAAGCAGAGCAGTACCTGCGAGAAAGGTGAGTACTTTTTTTAG